A genomic segment from Thermotoga neapolitana DSM 4359 encodes:
- a CDS encoding pyruvate kinase alpha/beta domain-containing protein, which translates to MILFREPGRTNTKKTLEIAIEKARSLPSRKLLIASATGYSAKMALEMAKDLKLIVVTHHTGFEEPDTQEFDENTRRLLKEKGHEVLTATHALSAGERCLRKKFGGIYPLEIIANTLRMFSEGVKVAVEISLMAADAGLVRTTELVVACGGTESGLDSAVVIKPANSSNLFDLRIVEILCMPSNI; encoded by the coding sequence ATGATACTGTTCAGAGAACCAGGAAGGACAAACACGAAGAAGACCCTGGAGATAGCAATCGAAAAGGCTCGAAGTCTTCCTTCCAGAAAGCTTCTGATAGCTTCTGCCACGGGGTACAGTGCGAAGATGGCACTGGAAATGGCGAAGGATTTGAAACTCATCGTGGTGACACATCACACCGGTTTCGAAGAGCCGGACACACAGGAGTTCGATGAAAACACAAGAAGACTTTTGAAAGAAAAAGGACATGAAGTTCTCACCGCCACCCACGCCCTCTCCGCTGGAGAGAGGTGTCTCAGAAAAAAGTTCGGAGGCATCTATCCTCTGGAAATCATAGCGAACACCCTGAGGATGTTCAGCGAAGGTGTGAAGGTGGCTGTGGAGATATCTCTGATGGCGGCCGATGCAGGACTTGTGAGAACAACGGAACTCGTCGTGGCCTGCGGGGGAACTGAAAGTGGCCTCGACTCTGCCGTCGTTATAAAACCGGCGAACTCTTCTAATCTTTTCGATCTGAGGATCGTCGAGATCCTGTGTATGCCTTCGAATATCTGA